In a single window of the Coleofasciculus sp. FACHB-T130 genome:
- a CDS encoding ABC transporter permease, with the protein MKINWSDRLGDWNPQLLREIKGRLKPRNVLIAVAIALMGQMLLLMSFATQLPVDTGMGDIYSRYCLDNRPGYGQRCLVDALGNFAINWQLWWLDVFVWLSVIGFMTVLVAGTYMLISDLSREENRGTLNFIRLSPQSTTSIFSGKLLGVPILLYLLAGLAIPLHLLAGLSAEIPLVLILGFYGVVVASAACIYSAALLYGLVAGGLGGFQSWIGSGIVLMFLSLMTGLSLNSSTIIHNSPLDWLHLFSPSIVLAYLIDASSQGSAYSTSMGMAQLEAWKWFYLPLGTSIWNVIGFSVLNYAVGTLWFWQGMKRCFHNPSTTLLSKRQSYIMTACFEVAVLGFALTLPKWRADNPESIPGGLFDNFGGLLLLNLPLFLCLMAALSPHRQVLQDWARYRREKTSSRVKNLVQDLVWGEKSPSVVAVALNLLIASTIMVPWILLWPASAYKASALATLLLSVNLILIYAGVAQLMLFMKTPKRSLWAASTVAGLIILPPIVFGLLSISPAKIPGVWLFSVFAWGAVKDAAATSLGLAVLGQWLMFSLLSIQTARQLRQAGESASKSLMSNRSSLPANGL; encoded by the coding sequence CAGTAGCGATCGCGCTGATGGGTCAAATGCTACTGCTGATGAGTTTCGCAACTCAACTGCCAGTTGATACGGGTATGGGCGATATCTACAGTAGATATTGCCTAGACAATCGTCCTGGTTATGGGCAGAGGTGCCTTGTAGATGCCCTGGGCAATTTTGCCATTAACTGGCAGTTGTGGTGGCTAGATGTGTTCGTGTGGCTGAGTGTTATTGGCTTCATGACCGTCTTGGTGGCTGGCACCTATATGCTAATTAGCGACCTATCGCGGGAAGAAAATCGCGGCACGCTGAATTTCATTCGCCTCAGCCCCCAGTCAACAACCAGTATTTTCAGCGGTAAGCTGCTGGGAGTGCCGATTTTACTTTATCTCCTAGCCGGTCTGGCGATTCCTTTGCATTTGTTGGCGGGTCTGTCGGCTGAAATTCCTTTAGTTCTCATTCTGGGGTTTTATGGTGTCGTGGTTGCCAGCGCCGCTTGCATCTACAGCGCCGCCTTACTTTATGGATTGGTCGCCGGTGGACTCGGTGGATTTCAATCTTGGATTGGCAGCGGCATCGTGCTGATGTTCTTGAGCCTTATGACTGGCTTGAGCCTTAACAGCAGCACAATCATCCATAATTCCCCCCTAGATTGGCTGCATCTATTTTCTCCTTCAATTGTGCTGGCATACCTCATTGATGCCAGTTCTCAAGGAAGTGCCTATTCAACGTCAATGGGAATGGCGCAACTGGAAGCCTGGAAATGGTTTTACTTACCTCTAGGTACCAGCATCTGGAATGTCATCGGCTTTAGCGTGCTGAACTATGCGGTGGGAACTTTATGGTTTTGGCAAGGGATGAAGCGTTGCTTTCACAATCCCAGTACGACTCTCCTCAGCAAACGGCAGAGTTATATAATGACGGCTTGCTTTGAAGTGGCTGTTCTGGGATTTGCCCTAACCTTACCAAAATGGCGCGCAGATAATCCAGAATCTATACCAGGCGGACTGTTTGATAATTTTGGTGGTTTGCTGTTGTTAAATTTGCCGCTGTTCTTGTGTCTGATGGCGGCGTTGTCGCCTCACCGCCAAGTTTTGCAGGATTGGGCGCGTTACCGACGGGAGAAAACATCTTCTCGCGTGAAAAACTTGGTGCAGGATTTGGTTTGGGGGGAAAAAAGCCCCTCAGTGGTAGCAGTGGCACTGAATTTACTGATTGCTTCAACTATCATGGTGCCTTGGATACTCCTTTGGCCTGCAAGTGCGTATAAAGCATCAGCGCTGGCGACCCTCCTGCTGAGTGTCAATTTAATCTTGATTTACGCAGGCGTCGCTCAGCTAATGCTGTTCATGAAGACACCGAAGCGATCGCTCTGGGCAGCGAGTACAGTGGCTGGATTGATTATATTGCCGCCGATTGTGTTCGGCTTACTATCAATCTCTCCGGCTAAAATCCCTGGCGTATGGCTGTTTTCCGTCTTCGCCTGGGGTGCTGTAAAAGATGCTGCTGCGACTAGCCTGGGTCTGGCAGTGCTGGGTCAGTGGCTAATGTTCAGCTTGTTGAGTATTCAGACAGCGCGACAGTTACGACAGGCGGGTGAGTCCGCGTCGAAATCGTTGATGTCCAATCGTTCCTCTTTACCCGCTAACGGCTTGTAG